The proteins below are encoded in one region of Pomacea canaliculata isolate SZHN2017 linkage group LG7, ASM307304v1, whole genome shotgun sequence:
- the LOC112568370 gene encoding uncharacterized protein LOC112568370 isoform X1: MMSTQGQASELYLTIRQLNGLLILVTFIAGGVSQIISINCPTVLEGVWGNVTCSVNKTKVAAASSCYPRRLQFALKNESGILNPVCETPYNETCGQAGKLNCSCVESKADIDTYQLQILGKCNETLICNLDCLPETSFTDSCQLGDCKKDYGCSDTCIIGLSAGIPAFVALVSMILCVLIINGKLRFPRCCNQQTGEDARTKSSTPDDPVQTCGRGPTKNLPTPTSRS, translated from the exons ATGATGTCGACACAGGGGCAAGCATCAGAACTCTACCTGACTATCAGACAGCTAAATGGACTATTGATATTAGTCACCTTTATTGCAG GTGGTGTGTCCCAAATCATTTCAATAAATTGTCCAACTGTTCTTGAAGGAGTGTGGGGAAACGTTACTTGTTcagttaacaaaacaaaagttgcGGCGGCGTCCTCTTGTTACCCTAGAAGACTTCAGTTCGCTTTAAAAAATGAGTCAGGAATATTGAATCCTGTATGTGAGACCCCTTATAATGAAACATGTGGCCAGGCTGGTAAATTGAACTGCAGTTGTGTGGAATCGAAGGCTGACATAGATACTTATCAACTCCAGattttgggaaaatgtaatgaAACTTTAATCTGCAATCTTGACTGTTTACCGGAAACATCATTTACAGACAGTTGCCAGCTTG gtGATTGTAAAAAGGATTATGGGTGCTCCGATACATGCATCATTGGATTGAGTGCTGGTATTCCTGCCTTTGTGGCTTTAGTTTCGATGATACTGT GTGTACTTATAATCAACGGAAAGCTcag ATTTCCAAGATGTTGTAATCAACAAACAGGTGAAG ATGCCCGCACCAAATCCTCAACACCAGATGACCcagtacagacctgtgggagagggccaaccaaaaacctgccaacCCCGACATCAAGAAGctga
- the LOC112568368 gene encoding uncharacterized protein LOC112568368 isoform X2: MFESPHVTMSAYVGLIFLVFFSDRYVTSLELCPVWNYLEVKEGRDDNTFTCSGLTDQQEVSWVLTNSVVKTCPPVPPSCTALAYGYFSVSRTSNQNFYITIMATRISDLSILGGNISCQIKTELKTCQLDIIYPAENSQCQVQFNGNTWQITALCSVSKVRSSRNNYRCFLYQVPESSQVSSLGSYTMEVIQASSGYLSGTCNMTSYLPPEGRYSYYVIIFPGNVNVSATFHGNNTISRPISTPNHNCPLYLNEGDTLNCSCFVNDPGNPPGILRWNSTNSSKLEFKNLKKSQNGFQNVCTLTWNNTVYQSVSYTLIVACEKKQRFNIIRVQSRSGNWSWCWSGSCCS; this comes from the exons ATGTTTGAATCACCTCATGTAACAATGTCAGCTTATGTAGGACTTATCTTCCTAGTATTTTTCAGTGATCGATACG TCACTTCACTGGAGTTGTGTCCTGTCTGGAACTACCTGGAGGTAAAGGAAGGCAGAGATGACAACACCTTCACTTGTAGTGGACTCACAGATCAGCAAGAAGTCAGCTGGGTGCTCACGAATTCTGTAGTGAAAACATGTCCGCCAGTTCCACCATCGTGTACTGCTTTAGCTTACGGATATTTCAGCGTTAGCAGGACTTCAAACCAAAACTTTTATATTACTATAATGGCGACAAGAATTTCTGATCTAAGTATCCTAGGCGGAAATATTTCGTGTCAAATTAAGACTGAACTTAAAACGTGTCAACTGGACATAATCT acCCTGCGGAAAATTCGCAATGTCAAGTTCAGTTTAACGGCAATACATGGCAAATAACCGCTTTGTGCTCTGTTTCCAAAGTCCGTTCATCAAGAAATAATTATCGCTGCTTCCTGTACCAAGTACcagag TCGTCTCAAGTGTCATCACTCGGTTCTTATACTATGGAAGTAATTCAAGCAAGCTCCGGATATTTGTCAGGCACGTGTAATATGACCTCCTACCTGCCTCCTGAAGGGCGATACAGCTactatgtaattatttttccagGGAATGTAAACGTGTCTGCCACATTTCATGGAAACAACACTATCA GTCGTCCTATTAGTACACCTAACCACAACTGCCCACTGTATTTAAATGAAGGGGACACCTTAAACTGCTCGTGTTTTGTAAACGACCCTGGAAATCCACCCGGAATTCTTCGATGGAATAGCACAAACTCCAGCAAGCTGGAAtttaaaaacctaaaaaaatcGCAAAATGGATTTCAGAATGTGTGTACTCTGACCTGGAACAACACAGTCTATCAATCTGTGTCTTACACACTAATTGTGGCTT gtgaaaaaaaacaacgatTTAACATCATCCGAGTTCAGTCTAGGTCTGGGAATTGGTCTTGGTGTTGGTCTGGGAGTTGCTGCAGCTGA
- the LOC112568368 gene encoding uncharacterized protein LOC112568368 isoform X3, whose translation MFESPHVTMSTYVGLIFLVFFRDPYVTSLELCPVWNYLEVKEGRDDNTFTCSGLTDQQEVSWVLTNSVVKTCPPVPPSCTALAYGYFSVSRTSNQNFYITIMATRISDLSILGGNISCQIKTELKTCQLDIIYPAENSQCQVQFNGNTWQITALCSVSKVRSSRNNYRCFLYQVPESSQVSSLGSYTMEVIQASSGYLSGTCNMTSYLPPEGRYSYYVIIFPGNVNVSATFHGNNTISRPISTPNHNCPLYLNEGDTLNCSCFVNDPGNPPGILRWNSTNSSKLEFKNLKKSQNGFQNVCTLTWNNTVYQSVSYTLIVACEKKTTI comes from the exons TCACTTCACTGGAGTTGTGTCCTGTCTGGAACTACCTGGAGGTAAAGGAAGGCAGAGATGACAACACCTTCACTTGTAGTGGACTCACAGATCAGCAAGAAGTCAGCTGGGTGCTCACGAATTCTGTAGTGAAAACATGTCCGCCAGTTCCACCATCGTGTACTGCTTTAGCTTACGGATATTTCAGCGTTAGCAGGACTTCAAACCAAAACTTTTATATTACTATAATGGCGACAAGAATTTCTGATCTAAGTATCCTAGGCGGAAATATTTCGTGTCAAATTAAGACTGAACTTAAAACGTGTCAACTGGACATAATCT acCCTGCGGAAAATTCGCAATGTCAAGTTCAGTTTAACGGCAATACATGGCAAATAACCGCTTTGTGCTCTGTTTCCAAAGTCCGTTCATCAAGAAATAATTATCGCTGCTTCCTGTACCAAGTACcagag TCGTCTCAAGTGTCATCACTCGGTTCTTATACTATGGAAGTAATTCAAGCAAGCTCCGGATATTTGTCAGGCACGTGTAATATGACCTCCTACCTGCCTCCTGAAGGGCGATACAGCTactatgtaattatttttccagGGAATGTAAACGTGTCTGCCACATTTCATGGAAACAACACTATCA GTCGTCCTATTAGTACACCTAACCACAACTGCCCACTGTATTTAAATGAAGGGGACACCTTAAACTGCTCGTGTTTTGTAAACGACCCTGGAAATCCACCCGGAATTCTTCGATGGAATAGCACAAACTCCAGCAAGCTGGAAtttaaaaacctaaaaaaatcGCAAAATGGATTTCAGAATGTGTGTACTCTGACCTGGAACAACACAGTCTATCAATCTGTGTCTTACACACTAATTGTGGCTTGTGA aaaaaaaacaacgatTTAA
- the LOC112568368 gene encoding uncharacterized protein LOC112568368 isoform X1 — protein sequence MFESPHVTMSTYVGLIFLVFFRDPYVTSLELCPVWNYLEVKEGRDDNTFTCSGLTDQQEVSWVLTNSVVKTCPPVPPSCTALAYGYFSVSRTSNQNFYITIMATRISDLSILGGNISCQIKTELKTCQLDIIYPAENSQCQVQFNGNTWQITALCSVSKVRSSRNNYRCFLYQVPESSQVSSLGSYTMEVIQASSGYLSGTCNMTSYLPPEGRYSYYVIIFPGNVNVSATFHGNNTISRPISTPNHNCPLYLNEGDTLNCSCFVNDPGNPPGILRWNSTNSSKLEFKNLKKSQNGFQNVCTLTWNNTVYQSVSYTLIVACEKKQRFNIIRVQSRSGNWSWCWSGSCCS from the exons TCACTTCACTGGAGTTGTGTCCTGTCTGGAACTACCTGGAGGTAAAGGAAGGCAGAGATGACAACACCTTCACTTGTAGTGGACTCACAGATCAGCAAGAAGTCAGCTGGGTGCTCACGAATTCTGTAGTGAAAACATGTCCGCCAGTTCCACCATCGTGTACTGCTTTAGCTTACGGATATTTCAGCGTTAGCAGGACTTCAAACCAAAACTTTTATATTACTATAATGGCGACAAGAATTTCTGATCTAAGTATCCTAGGCGGAAATATTTCGTGTCAAATTAAGACTGAACTTAAAACGTGTCAACTGGACATAATCT acCCTGCGGAAAATTCGCAATGTCAAGTTCAGTTTAACGGCAATACATGGCAAATAACCGCTTTGTGCTCTGTTTCCAAAGTCCGTTCATCAAGAAATAATTATCGCTGCTTCCTGTACCAAGTACcagag TCGTCTCAAGTGTCATCACTCGGTTCTTATACTATGGAAGTAATTCAAGCAAGCTCCGGATATTTGTCAGGCACGTGTAATATGACCTCCTACCTGCCTCCTGAAGGGCGATACAGCTactatgtaattatttttccagGGAATGTAAACGTGTCTGCCACATTTCATGGAAACAACACTATCA GTCGTCCTATTAGTACACCTAACCACAACTGCCCACTGTATTTAAATGAAGGGGACACCTTAAACTGCTCGTGTTTTGTAAACGACCCTGGAAATCCACCCGGAATTCTTCGATGGAATAGCACAAACTCCAGCAAGCTGGAAtttaaaaacctaaaaaaatcGCAAAATGGATTTCAGAATGTGTGTACTCTGACCTGGAACAACACAGTCTATCAATCTGTGTCTTACACACTAATTGTGGCTT gtgaaaaaaaacaacgatTTAACATCATCCGAGTTCAGTCTAGGTCTGGGAATTGGTCTTGGTGTTGGTCTGGGAGTTGCTGCAGCTGA
- the LOC112568370 gene encoding uncharacterized protein LOC112568370 isoform X2 yields the protein MMSTQGQASELYLTIRQLNGLLILVTFIAGDCKKDYGCSDTCIIGLSAGIPAFVALVSMILCVLIINGKLRFPRCCNQQTGEDARTKSSTPDDPVQTCGRGPTKNLPTPTSRS from the exons ATGATGTCGACACAGGGGCAAGCATCAGAACTCTACCTGACTATCAGACAGCTAAATGGACTATTGATATTAGTCACCTTTATTGCAG gtGATTGTAAAAAGGATTATGGGTGCTCCGATACATGCATCATTGGATTGAGTGCTGGTATTCCTGCCTTTGTGGCTTTAGTTTCGATGATACTGT GTGTACTTATAATCAACGGAAAGCTcag ATTTCCAAGATGTTGTAATCAACAAACAGGTGAAG ATGCCCGCACCAAATCCTCAACACCAGATGACCcagtacagacctgtgggagagggccaaccaaaaacctgccaacCCCGACATCAAGAAGctga